Genomic DNA from Dioscorea cayenensis subsp. rotundata cultivar TDr96_F1 chromosome 1, TDr96_F1_v2_PseudoChromosome.rev07_lg8_w22 25.fasta, whole genome shotgun sequence:
AAACGAATTAAATCTAAAGAAAAGTGTTTCCCACACGTTATacactattttctttcttttcactcCTTCTCTATTCCTTAAAGAACCATCTACCACCAACATTAACAAGCCATTAGTCTTCATGTTATAATAATTGAAGTATtatttaaaagcataataattaaattaaacaacattattaaaacatttaattatcataataattaaatgtagatatttttttatagatatttttttattttacctaAAAATAGTTAATTCAAAcaattaattgtaataattaaaatgtagtatttatttaaaaaagcttaattatatattaattaaaagtagataataattaaaatatattatttaattaaaaattttaattataataattaaaatggataatcgttaaaatgaattatttaattgaaacatataattatgataattgaagtgaacaataatatttaatatattttataaataaataaataaatttatcaattattaaaataatttcttatgTTATACAGTATTATCTATTTACACTAAAAAGTTGCAAAAAATGGTATTATCACCAAAAtagttcttgtatttttctctctcttcccttttggtccttctacTCATAAATGCTCACTagtccttttatttttcaaaatgtgaCCACTTAATTAGAAATGTTctcaactagtccctctacttttagaaatgtcatttttaaaagtagatggAATAATTGGGAACACTTCTAACTAATTGAGCACATTTTCAAAATAGAGGGATTAGTTAAGGGACCAAAGGGAAGAtaaagaaaagtagagggaccaattagaatattatacctaaaaataactttataatttttttttatattttttatatatattttttattttcaattctcATTCTTGCCAATCTGCATTCCTATTccataagcaaaagcttaattcCGAGAAGatcactttttaattaaattgactTTTCTATCAAGGGCATCTTATGTCACTTATTGagcatttaaatattaaacactTCATTAGAGGGGTTTAGGGGCCACTGATGTTAAAATgttagccttttttttttttaataaaaagattaacaatatgaatttatataattttatggaAATGGTTGTGAAACTAGCCCTTAAAATGATTAAGAATGTACTATTTTATTGAAAttcatgtaaaaatattatttaaataatatatttgaaaattatattatttaatatactatttaattattttgattataaaatatgtattatGAATAATTGATAGGGTAAATGAAATGATTGTGGAACTATACTAAACGAGCATACTAAATTTATTGTTCACAATGAAATGATTGTGGGTATAACCATGTATTATTTTCAGTTGACAAAAAATGTAACATTATTATATTTGGTTAGTTAGGAATCttacattattaattatttatttactaaaatacttttaaatatattgtttagtaataaatatgtgttattattaatttttttaaattttaaatatttaattttaattaatattaattaaataaaacttaaatttttttaataaacctaAAATTTTCTCTCCAacttaacattaaaaaaataattttaatctcAAATGTTTTTCTTATCTTCAACGAAATATttggataaatatatttttatatgagaGATATACAcgtggaaataaaaaaaattaaattttctttgttttaattattttaaaaattgatgttttgataattttattggatttagAAGTTGTAATGGGTAAAAACTTCATATTGCACCTATAATATTACATTACCATCTAGTAATCCGATAATAGATTACAGGGGTGGGATATATTCCCACCCTAATCAATTAGACATAATCTTACATTGATTAGACTAATGTTACCCCAATCAAAACACCACCTAAGGATTAattgaatttgagttttttttttattctttatatttatcaatttaaaaattgataaaacattttaatgcacttctaaactttttaataaatcatattcgattatacattttattaaattatattttaaataaaataaatttaaaaagtaaatttaattttttataaattttaaattatctactaattttaaccaatttttaatctatatattaattaaaatggatGAGTAAAAATAGCATGAACAGTTTAACATCAAACCCTAACATAATTAACACCCCCAACACATTTGCGGCGGGGACATAATCGTCATTAACCGCTAAGCCCTAAACCCTCATTCTCCTCTTTATATTGACGCCTTCCCAAAGCCCTCTCGTCTTCAAGCCCTCATCGCCGCCGGCCTCTCGTTCTCTCTCGATCTCGATCTCGATCTCGATCTCATCGGCGAAATGAGACCTCCGAGAGGTGAGATTCTAGGGGTTTTCCAAGGCCAGATagtgttgttttggttttttgattgatttgtcTGGTTTTGGATTGATTTCAGGTGGTGGGCGTGGTGGTGGGGGTGGATTTAGGGGGAGGAGTGATGGAGGGGAGGGGAGAGGGAGAGGAGGTGGTGGGAGAGGAGGGCCGGAAGGTCGTGGCGGCGGGAGAGGCCGTGGACGTGGTGGCGGTGGTAGAGGAGGTGGGAGGGGTCGTGGAGGACGTGGTGGAGGGATGAAGGGAGGGAGCAGGGTTGTCGTTGAGCCGCATAGGCATGATGGTGTGTTCATTGCGAAGGGGAAGGAGGACGCTCTTTGCACTAGGAATTTGGTCTCTGGAGAGTCTGTTTATGGTGAGAAGCGTGTTGCTGTGCAGGTGATGgtctttcaaaaccctaaagtTTCAATCTTTGTAACGTTTTCTCTGTTTTTGCCTGGTAGTGTTTGAATTCTTTGTGTTTGATGTTTTTTGggtatttatttttctccagAATGAAGATGGAACTAAGACTGAGTATAGGGTGTGGAATCCGTTCAGATCTAAGTTAGCAGCAGCTATTCTTGGCGGTGTTGATAATATCTGGATTGTAAGTTAGCAACCTTTTTTTAAGTCAGAAATTAATGTGTGAATGCTCCTGATCGTCCTcatcttttttataaaatacgGGATGTTTTGTACTCTTGAATGTCTTATAAgatctttttgttatttgtgtcACTGATTTAACCTTTATGTTATAGTGTATGAATTTTAGTTTTGTTCGGAGAtggtgtttattttttgttatatatattgattagcTGATTTTTGTTTACATAAAAATCTTATTGTGCAGAGTTATACTTTCTTATTGGACTTTGTTGAATTGGTTAATGGgtcaatttatttcattttttttgtatgaaaatGTGTTTTCATGCTGATTCTTTTCTGTATCTTTTGTTGAACTCGCTCTATTTTTTGGATGTTGTTTTGTTCATAGATTTAGTCACTTAATTTGATGTACTGCATGCATTTTCTATTGCTAAGTTGCTCTCTTTTTGGTTAGGCTCCTGGAACACGAGTACTGTACCTTGGAGCAGCATCAGGAACAACCGTATCTCATGTCTCTGACATTGTTGGACCTGTAAGttggttgt
This window encodes:
- the LOC120263428 gene encoding rRNA 2'-O-methyltransferase fibrillarin 2-like isoform X1; its protein translation is MRPPRGGGRGGGGGFRGRSDGGEGRGRGGGGRGGPEGRGGGRGRGRGGGGRGGGRGRGGRGGGMKGGSRVVVEPHRHDGVFIAKGKEDALCTRNLVSGESVYGEKRVAVQNEDGTKTEYRVWNPFRSKLAAAILGGVDNIWIAPGTRVLYLGAASGTTVSHVSDIVGPTGMVYAVEFSHRSGRDLVNMAKKRTNVIPIIEDARHPAKYRMLVGMVDVIFSDVAQPDQARILALNASYFLKNGGHFVISIKANCIDSTVPAEAVFAQEVKKLQADQFKPSEQVTLEPFERDHACVVGGYRVLKKQKAT
- the LOC120263428 gene encoding rRNA 2'-O-methyltransferase fibrillarin 2-like isoform X2; this encodes MRPPRGGGRGGGGGFRGRSDGGEGRGRGGGGRGGPEGRGGGRGRGRGGGGRGGGRGRGGRGGGMKGGSRVVVEPHRHDGVFIAKGKEDALCTRNLVSGESVYGEKRVAVQNEDGTKTEYRVWNPFRSKLAAAILGGVDNIWIAPGTRVLYLGAASGTTVSHVSDIVGPTGMVYAVEFSHRSGRDLVNMAKKRTNVIPIIEDARHPAKYRMLVGMVDVIFSDVAQPDQDLSPECLLLFEEWGSFCDLNQGKLYRLNCPSGGCLCPRS